One Sediminicola sp. YIK13 DNA segment encodes these proteins:
- a CDS encoding enoyl-ACP reductase FabI: MGKNGTLKNEWALILGGSSGLGLATAKKLARHGFNILVVHRDRRIDFQIIEEEFKSITLNNIELKSYHIDATNPERRMATIKEIYGDLEPNGRIKVLVHSIAKGNLKPMHSDVQNTLNNQDFHLTMDAMAISLYDWTKALIAAKLFAEDARIISFTSEGNSKAWENYAAVSAAKAALEAITRNMALEFAPMGIKANCVQAGMTLTNSFNMIPGSEKLKKHALKRNPSGRLTTPEDVANVVYLLTTEEAKWITGTVLKVDGGESLR; this comes from the coding sequence ATGGGTAAGAATGGGACACTAAAAAATGAATGGGCCTTGATATTAGGCGGCAGTAGCGGTTTAGGTCTGGCAACGGCTAAAAAGCTGGCAAGGCACGGATTTAATATTTTAGTAGTACACAGGGATAGAAGAATTGATTTCCAGATAATTGAAGAAGAATTTAAAAGTATTACTTTAAATAATATTGAGCTGAAATCATACCATATAGACGCCACTAATCCAGAGCGTAGAATGGCAACTATAAAGGAAATCTATGGTGATTTGGAGCCAAATGGCCGTATAAAAGTCTTGGTCCACAGCATTGCGAAGGGCAATTTAAAACCGATGCATTCTGATGTACAAAATACCTTGAACAACCAAGATTTTCACCTTACGATGGATGCCATGGCGATTAGTCTGTACGATTGGACAAAAGCGTTGATAGCCGCTAAGCTATTTGCAGAAGATGCCAGGATCATTTCATTTACCAGTGAGGGCAATTCTAAAGCCTGGGAGAATTATGCCGCAGTTTCTGCCGCAAAGGCTGCCCTGGAAGCAATAACCCGTAATATGGCCTTGGAATTCGCTCCGATGGGTATCAAAGCCAACTGCGTGCAAGCCGGAATGACCTTGACCAATTCTTTTAACATGATACCTGGGAGTGAGAAATTGAAGAAACATGCCTTAAAGCGCAATCCAAGTGGTAGGTTGACCACCCCCGAAGATGTTGCCAATGTGGTTTATCTTTTGACCACAGAAGAGGCAAAATGGATCACGGGTACAGTATTGAAGGTAGACGGAGGGGAAAGTTTGCGGTAA
- a CDS encoding type III polyketide synthase, with the protein MNEVRIATVTKQLPDYSRDTKDILPLVELWLGSQEDRFRRKVLKIFEGAAVDKRYSIMAPEEVFTTTSFEDKNAIYAREVKKLGSGVLQKALAAADWQTDSIDFIITVSCTGIMIPSLDAYIINDLGLRQDVVRLPVTEMGCAAGVSGLIYAYNFLRSNPGKRAALVAVESPTATFQLNDYSMANMVSAAIFGDGAACVLLSSEKEAKGPKIAGGEMYHFTDATHMMGFDLTNHGLKMILDPAVPETIAAHFPYIVHPFLARHGSSIAQVDHLIFHPGGKKIVQTVEDLFGAMGKNIDDTREVLRLYGNMSSATVLYVLERFLEKEITKGEQGLILSFGPGFSAQRILLEW; encoded by the coding sequence ATGAATGAAGTTAGGATTGCAACAGTTACCAAACAATTACCAGATTACAGCAGGGATACCAAGGATATTTTGCCACTTGTAGAATTGTGGTTGGGCAGCCAGGAGGATCGGTTTAGACGTAAGGTGCTCAAAATATTTGAAGGCGCTGCAGTGGATAAACGCTATAGTATTATGGCACCAGAAGAAGTGTTTACCACCACTTCCTTTGAGGACAAAAACGCTATTTATGCCAGGGAAGTCAAAAAACTGGGTTCTGGGGTGCTGCAGAAGGCTTTGGCAGCCGCGGATTGGCAGACCGATAGTATAGATTTTATCATAACCGTGAGTTGCACGGGCATTATGATTCCCTCATTGGATGCCTATATTATCAATGATTTGGGATTGCGACAAGATGTGGTGCGACTCCCTGTTACCGAGATGGGCTGCGCTGCGGGCGTATCTGGTTTGATTTACGCCTATAATTTTTTGCGCTCCAATCCAGGGAAACGCGCTGCTTTAGTGGCAGTAGAGAGTCCAACTGCCACCTTTCAATTGAATGACTATTCCATGGCCAATATGGTCAGTGCGGCCATCTTTGGCGACGGGGCGGCCTGTGTGCTTTTGTCTTCGGAGAAAGAAGCCAAAGGACCTAAGATAGCAGGAGGGGAGATGTATCATTTTACCGATGCTACCCATATGATGGGATTTGATCTCACCAATCATGGGCTAAAAATGATATTGGATCCCGCAGTACCAGAAACCATCGCAGCTCATTTTCCCTATATCGTACATCCTTTTTTAGCACGCCATGGCTCATCCATAGCCCAAGTTGACCACCTGATCTTTCATCCCGGGGGCAAGAAAATAGTGCAAACTGTGGAAGATCTCTTTGGGGCCATGGGCAAAAATATAGATGACACTAGGGAAGTATTGCGCTTGTACGGTAATATGAGCAGTGCAACAGTATTGTATGTCCTGGAGCGCTTTTTGGAAAAGGAAATCACAAAGGGAGAACAGGGATTGATACTTAGTTTTGGACCAGGATTTTCGGCCCAACGAATATTGTTGGAATGGTAA
- a CDS encoding beta-ketoacyl-[acyl-carrier-protein] synthase family protein — MKNRVVVTGMGVCAPNGVGLHDFIKSLQQGKSGIRFHQKLQDLKFSCQIAGKPYFNEEHLNKYFNTLQQRGLNASGIVYGVMAGMDAWKDAGLTLASKETPDWDSGIIFGTGILGVDKFRESIHLIDEGNTRRLGSTSVMQTMASGISAYLGGILGCGNQVTTNSSACTTGTEGVLMAYERIMAGKATRILTGSCSDSGPYVWGGFDAMRILPNTYNQEPEKASRPMSASAAGFVPGSGAGALVLESLESALERGAQIYGEVLGGAVNSGGQRGEGTMTAPNSEAVQRCIVEAVENAQINKREIDVVNGHLTATGKDAVEIQNWSAALERSGTEFPYINSFKGMMGHCLAAAGSLECVGALLQFREGQVFGNINCEDIHPEILEVVDATKIPRETIAYNPKIIAKASFGFGDVNACVIFKVYKND; from the coding sequence ATGAAAAATAGGGTAGTGGTGACTGGTATGGGGGTGTGTGCCCCGAATGGAGTAGGGTTGCATGATTTTATCAAATCTCTTCAGCAGGGCAAGAGTGGGATACGATTTCACCAAAAACTACAAGATCTTAAGTTTTCTTGTCAAATTGCTGGTAAACCATATTTTAATGAAGAACATTTAAACAAATACTTTAATACACTACAACAACGGGGGTTAAATGCCAGTGGAATAGTTTACGGGGTCATGGCGGGAATGGATGCCTGGAAAGATGCCGGTTTGACCCTGGCTTCCAAAGAAACTCCGGATTGGGACAGCGGTATCATTTTTGGTACAGGAATCTTGGGGGTCGACAAGTTTAGGGAGTCGATCCACCTCATAGACGAAGGCAACACCCGCAGGTTGGGAAGTACTTCCGTAATGCAGACCATGGCCAGTGGGATAAGTGCCTATTTAGGAGGTATTTTAGGTTGTGGCAACCAGGTAACCACCAATTCATCTGCATGTACCACGGGCACAGAAGGCGTTTTAATGGCCTATGAGCGCATTATGGCCGGGAAGGCCACCAGAATTCTTACGGGGAGCTGTAGTGACAGTGGGCCATATGTATGGGGCGGCTTTGACGCCATGCGGATCTTACCAAATACCTATAATCAGGAACCGGAAAAGGCCAGTAGGCCTATGAGCGCCTCTGCAGCGGGTTTTGTACCGGGCAGTGGGGCAGGGGCCTTGGTGTTGGAATCCTTGGAGAGTGCCTTGGAGCGTGGAGCACAAATTTATGGGGAAGTGCTGGGAGGAGCTGTGAATAGCGGGGGACAAAGGGGAGAGGGTACCATGACAGCCCCAAACAGTGAAGCGGTGCAACGCTGCATAGTCGAAGCAGTCGAAAACGCCCAAATAAATAAAAGGGAAATCGATGTTGTTAACGGTCATCTGACGGCCACGGGAAAGGATGCGGTGGAAATCCAAAACTGGAGTGCTGCCTTGGAGCGCTCTGGTACAGAATTTCCATATATCAATTCTTTTAAAGGAATGATGGGCCACTGTTTGGCGGCGGCTGGCAGTTTGGAATGTGTTGGAGCCTTATTACAATTTAGGGAAGGACAGGTTTTTGGAAATATCAATTGTGAAGATATACATCCTGAGATCTTGGAGGTTGTGGATGCTACCAAAATACCCAGAGAAACTATAGCATATAATCCAAAAATTATAGCCAAGGCCAGTTTTGGCTTTGGAGATGTAAATGCTTGTGTTATTTTTAAGGTTTATAAAAACGATTAA
- a CDS encoding methyltransferase domain-containing protein — protein MINFTHRNTDPELMDDPNVPEEVLRRVLEDISRVNRLLNGNRITVRAVDQLIKETPREKYTIVDMGCGDGQMLREVADFYRNKDIEVRLVGIDLSEKGIQIAQELSIGYPEIQFLSRDILNIKAEALQCDILLCTLTMHHFSNAEIPIFLDQFVKLASLGVVINDLQRSKAAYYLFKLFSIIFIKTDIGRLDGLTSIKSGFLKDELINFSKAIPKVYHSVHYKWAFRYLWLIRTNRPSVIK, from the coding sequence ATGATTAATTTTACCCATAGAAATACGGACCCGGAATTGATGGACGATCCCAATGTGCCTGAGGAGGTTCTTAGGAGAGTTTTGGAGGATATTTCACGTGTAAACAGACTCTTAAATGGGAATAGGATTACAGTTAGGGCGGTAGACCAATTGATCAAGGAAACACCTAGGGAAAAGTACACCATCGTAGACATGGGGTGTGGAGATGGACAAATGTTAAGGGAAGTGGCCGATTTCTACCGCAATAAAGATATTGAAGTACGTTTGGTAGGCATCGATTTGAGTGAGAAAGGAATCCAAATCGCTCAAGAGCTGTCCATTGGATACCCTGAAATACAATTTCTAAGTCGGGATATACTCAATATTAAGGCTGAAGCACTACAATGTGATATTTTGCTTTGTACCCTGACCATGCATCATTTTAGCAATGCCGAAATCCCCATATTTTTGGACCAATTTGTAAAACTGGCCAGTTTGGGGGTCGTTATCAATGATTTGCAAAGAAGTAAGGCAGCATATTATCTTTTTAAGTTGTTTAGTATTATTTTTATCAAAACCGATATAGGAAGATTAGACGGATTAACATCTATAAAAAGTGGCTTTTTGAAAGACGAGTTGATCAATTTTTCAAAAGCGATTCCAAAAGTATACCATTCGGTACATTACAAATGGGCCTTTAGATATTTATGGCTCATAAGAACTAATAGACCCTCAGTTATAAAATGA
- a CDS encoding 3-hydroxyacyl-ACP dehydratase FabZ family protein — MEFNNILDQLPFGPEFLFVDKLHQVDDDGAVGEYTFLKHLYFYKGHFKDGPVTPGVILTECCAQIGLVCLGLHLLNVSDTSILKIGLSSTEMQFLLPVFPNEKVVVTSKKIYFRFNKLKCDVRMHNSKGELVCKGIMAGMIKMEEA; from the coding sequence ATGGAATTTAATAACATATTGGATCAATTGCCCTTTGGCCCGGAATTCCTATTTGTGGATAAGCTTCACCAAGTGGATGATGACGGTGCTGTGGGAGAATACACCTTCTTAAAGCATCTTTATTTTTATAAGGGCCATTTTAAGGATGGGCCCGTAACCCCAGGGGTGATACTTACAGAATGTTGTGCACAGATAGGATTGGTTTGTTTGGGGTTGCATCTACTCAACGTAAGTGATACTTCAATATTGAAAATAGGATTGAGTAGTACTGAAATGCAGTTTTTACTACCTGTCTTCCCTAATGAAAAAGTGGTGGTGACCTCCAAAAAAATCTATTTTAGATTCAATAAATTAAAGTGTGACGTACGAATGCATAATAGCAAAGGCGAGCTGGTCTGCAAAGGAATTATGGCCGGAATGATAAAAATGGAAGAGGCATGA
- a CDS encoding phosphopantetheine-binding protein has translation MEERYEQLKGIIKIYLPEDVTVEAITPESHFINELNINSANLVDIVLDVEDAFDIVLENEDMDQMKTVKDALDIIDAKLKAS, from the coding sequence ATGGAAGAGAGATACGAGCAGTTAAAAGGAATCATTAAAATTTACCTACCAGAAGACGTGACGGTAGAAGCAATCACACCGGAGAGTCATTTTATCAATGAATTGAACATCAACTCCGCTAATTTGGTGGATATAGTACTGGATGTGGAAGATGCCTTTGACATCGTTTTGGAAAATGAGGATATGGACCAGATGAAGACCGTAAAGGATGCTTTGGATATCATAGATGCCAAGCTAAAGGCCTCTTAA
- a CDS encoding NAD(P)/FAD-dependent oxidoreductase: MVQYDVIIIGGGLAGLTAALHLGKNGHSVLVLEKQRYPHHKVCGEYVSNEVLPYLKYLDITFTEYQVAQIDTLQFSLVNGNSITTKLPLGGIGISRYAFDDLLFRKAKAHGVDFVFENVDKVHFANDRFSIVTQRENHFTSRIVLGAYGKRSTLDMHLKRDFVQHKSTWLGVKVHYNFPNFPDNLVALHNFRGGYAGLSKTETGAINFCYLTTYDSFKNEKNIDSFNANVVSKNPFLAEFLREGEPLFPSPLSIAQISFDKKNAIENHMLMCGDSAGLIHPLCGNGMAMAIHSAKLASELISKYFSDTSFRRGQLEDAYQTTWDQTFQHRLWMGRRLQSLLLNPNLSQWALGAVGNSPWILKKLIRSTHGKPITL; this comes from the coding sequence ATGGTACAATATGATGTTATTATCATTGGAGGGGGGTTGGCTGGTTTGACGGCTGCCTTGCATCTCGGAAAAAATGGTCATAGCGTTTTAGTGCTTGAAAAGCAGAGGTATCCACATCATAAAGTCTGTGGTGAATATGTTTCCAATGAAGTGTTGCCATATTTAAAATATTTGGACATTACGTTTACCGAATATCAGGTGGCACAAATAGATACCCTGCAATTTTCATTGGTCAACGGGAATAGCATTACAACAAAACTTCCGCTAGGGGGAATAGGAATAAGCAGGTATGCCTTTGATGATTTGCTGTTTCGAAAGGCAAAGGCCCATGGGGTGGATTTTGTTTTTGAAAACGTGGATAAGGTGCACTTTGCAAATGATCGTTTCTCAATTGTAACCCAAAGGGAGAATCACTTTACTTCACGGATTGTTTTGGGAGCCTATGGCAAACGTAGCACCTTGGATATGCATTTAAAACGCGATTTTGTACAGCACAAATCTACTTGGTTGGGCGTTAAGGTACATTATAATTTCCCGAATTTCCCCGATAATTTAGTGGCCCTCCATAATTTTAGGGGCGGTTATGCCGGGCTTTCCAAAACAGAAACAGGAGCGATCAACTTTTGTTATCTGACCACCTATGATAGTTTTAAGAATGAAAAGAATATAGATAGCTTTAATGCCAATGTTGTGTCCAAAAACCCCTTTCTGGCCGAATTTCTAAGGGAAGGGGAACCTTTGTTCCCATCCCCATTAAGCATTGCACAAATATCATTTGACAAAAAAAATGCCATTGAAAACCATATGCTGATGTGCGGGGATTCTGCTGGACTCATCCATCCCCTTTGTGGCAATGGAATGGCTATGGCCATACATAGCGCTAAGCTGGCTTCTGAGTTGATATCCAAATATTTTAGTGATACTTCATTTAGGAGGGGCCAATTGGAAGACGCTTATCAAACCACATGGGACCAGACTTTTCAACATCGATTATGGATGGGAAGAAGGTTACAATCATTGTTATTAAACCCCAACCTGTCCCAATGGGCTTTAGGAGCCGTTGGCAACTCACCTTGGATCTTGAAAAAATTGATAAGAAGCACACACGGCAAACCCATTACCCTATGA